One genomic region from Streptomyces sp. NBC_00582 encodes:
- a CDS encoding glycosyltransferase family 4 protein, with the protein MSARPPRVLLVSHYYPPHVGGIENVVRQEAEGLAARGADVTVLTSGPRSATTVEGGVRVVRIRAWNGAEERAGVPFPVFSPALAAAALRLSRRADVVHVHDCLYLSSWAAGLAARLTRTRRVHTQHVAVVDHPSGLVRAVQRAVYGTAGRFLLRGARSVFTLNASVAAFVRAHGARAERSHHLANGVDTELFRPAATGERAAARDRLGLPADRVLVLFVGRLVPKKGYDLLLAAHTPDAGYDLVFSGGGDAAALTGRPGVHHLGALPPEAVAEAYRACDVFALPSTAEGFPLTVQEAMASGLPVVTTDDPGYAPYGLDRDGVSLVARDVPALAAELRALAADPLRRARMGEYSRTYAQRAFTWESHVRTLLAHYRGDGGGR; encoded by the coding sequence ATGAGCGCGCGCCCGCCGAGGGTCCTCCTCGTCAGCCACTACTACCCGCCGCACGTCGGCGGCATCGAGAACGTCGTCCGGCAGGAGGCCGAGGGGCTGGCCGCGCGGGGCGCCGACGTCACCGTGCTGACCAGCGGCCCGCGTTCGGCGACCACGGTCGAGGGCGGCGTACGGGTGGTGCGGATCCGGGCCTGGAACGGCGCCGAGGAGCGGGCCGGAGTGCCGTTCCCCGTGTTCTCGCCCGCGCTCGCGGCCGCCGCACTGCGCCTGAGCCGGCGGGCGGACGTCGTGCACGTCCACGACTGCCTCTACCTCAGCTCCTGGGCGGCGGGCCTGGCCGCGCGGCTCACCCGCACCCGCCGGGTCCACACCCAGCACGTGGCGGTCGTCGACCATCCCTCGGGCCTGGTCCGGGCCGTGCAGCGGGCGGTGTACGGGACCGCCGGCCGGTTCCTGCTGCGCGGCGCGCGGTCGGTGTTCACGCTCAACGCCTCGGTGGCCGCCTTCGTCCGGGCCCACGGCGCCCGCGCCGAGCGCTCGCACCACCTCGCCAACGGGGTCGACACCGAGCTGTTCCGTCCGGCGGCGACGGGCGAACGGGCCGCCGCCCGGGACCGGTTGGGACTGCCGGCCGACCGGGTCCTCGTGCTGTTCGTGGGCCGTCTGGTGCCCAAGAAGGGGTACGACCTGCTGCTGGCCGCCCACACCCCGGACGCCGGCTACGACCTGGTGTTCTCCGGGGGCGGCGACGCGGCCGCCCTCACCGGCCGGCCCGGCGTCCACCACCTCGGCGCCCTGCCGCCCGAGGCCGTCGCGGAGGCCTACCGGGCCTGTGACGTGTTCGCGCTGCCGTCGACCGCGGAGGGCTTCCCGCTCACCGTGCAGGAGGCGATGGCCTCCGGGCTTCCGGTGGTGACCACCGACGACCCCGGCTACGCGCCGTACGGACTGGACCGCGACGGGGTGTCCCTGGTGGCCCGTGACGTGCCCGCGCTCGCCGCGGAACTGCGCGCCCTGGCGGCCGATCCGCTGCGGCGGGCCCGCATGGGGGAGTACAGCCGGACGTACGCGCAGCGGGCCTTCACCTGGGAGAGCCATGTGCGGACCCTGCTCGCCCACTACCGCGGGGACGGTGGGGGACGGTGA